In Mucilaginibacter celer, one DNA window encodes the following:
- a CDS encoding ABC transporter permease, with protein MIKNYIKTAWRNLVINKVTSLISIAGLAVGIGCFILLATYLLNELRYDRFHKNADRIVRVAYNYKSSDDAEAKSVSVTPTAPVPVFKQQLQEIEEGVRIIWYNNPVQYKDKLFNEKRFLLADEPFFRIFSFKFLSGNAATALTNPASVVITASTAKKYFGNEDAMGKILKVNNKQNLMVTGVVEDVPEYSQIKFDMMGSAAFTEHAKTRKWDSANDYSYLLLRPGTNATSVEKKMNAYVADMFKDDFKQGHKMWFTLEPLTDVHLKSQATYPLTASGNIKYIYILGAVAVILLLLACVNFLNLVTAKSIERGHEIGVRKVMGAARGQLFTQFITESAMITLVSLIGGLFLADISFKWFSDFSGQQLSFQTWDISWLVLASVGLFIVVTFLAGTYPSLYLSAFNPIVTLKGKLTNTSGGRNLRRSLVIFQFVVSVFFMICTVIAGSQLQFIQHLNIGINRSQVMVLDIGGKSLNEVKTFNNEVQQLPGVLNATASYDSPVDVHGGYSINKADGKNSDYNLSVTALPVERNFLKTLGIKLLEGIDFTNADEQNSVTADQNQRSYGFIINEKAANALGWKPNEAIGKHIGLNGRTGEVRGVVQNFNFASVHQEITPIVMFTEDYFGKILIKTSGNHLPQTITAVKAKWSAFNPATPFEYHFLDQEFDDMYKSEQRTGSILTAFTLVTIFISCLGLFGLAVFSTKQRVKEVGVRKVLGASVFSIVRLVSGDFLKLVVISVIIASPIAWYAMHRWLQDFAYKISIQLWVFVAAGAVAVLVAFITVSVQSLKAALANPVKSLRSGD; from the coding sequence ATGATTAAAAATTATATAAAAACAGCATGGCGTAACCTGGTTATCAATAAGGTTACTTCGTTAATAAGTATTGCAGGTTTGGCGGTTGGTATTGGCTGCTTTATACTATTGGCCACCTATTTGTTAAATGAGTTGCGATACGACAGGTTTCATAAAAATGCTGATCGTATTGTGCGTGTGGCTTACAATTATAAATCGTCGGATGATGCCGAAGCTAAATCGGTATCGGTAACGCCAACGGCCCCGGTGCCTGTATTTAAACAGCAATTGCAGGAGATTGAGGAGGGCGTACGTATTATATGGTATAACAATCCCGTTCAATACAAGGATAAGCTATTTAATGAAAAACGGTTTCTGCTGGCCGACGAGCCATTTTTCAGGATTTTCAGTTTTAAATTTTTGAGCGGAAATGCCGCCACTGCTTTAACTAATCCTGCCTCGGTAGTGATAACGGCCTCCACCGCAAAAAAATATTTTGGCAATGAAGATGCCATGGGTAAAATTTTGAAGGTGAACAACAAGCAAAACCTGATGGTTACCGGCGTGGTAGAGGATGTGCCCGAATATTCGCAGATTAAGTTTGATATGATGGGCTCGGCGGCATTTACCGAGCATGCTAAAACCCGTAAATGGGATTCGGCAAATGATTATTCGTACCTGCTGTTGAGGCCAGGAACAAATGCTACTTCGGTTGAAAAAAAGATGAACGCGTATGTTGCCGATATGTTTAAAGACGATTTTAAACAGGGGCATAAAATGTGGTTCACGCTTGAGCCTTTAACTGATGTTCACCTTAAATCGCAGGCAACCTATCCGCTTACAGCATCCGGCAATATCAAATACATTTACATTTTAGGCGCGGTAGCGGTTATTTTGTTGCTGCTGGCTTGTGTTAACTTCCTTAACCTGGTAACAGCTAAATCTATCGAGCGTGGCCACGAAATAGGGGTAAGGAAGGTGATGGGCGCGGCCCGCGGCCAGTTGTTTACGCAGTTTATTACCGAATCGGCCATGATTACTCTTGTGTCGTTGATCGGTGGTTTGTTTTTGGCCGATATCAGCTTTAAATGGTTCAGCGATTTTTCGGGGCAGCAATTAAGTTTTCAAACCTGGGATATTTCGTGGCTGGTTTTGGCTTCGGTTGGTTTGTTTATCGTAGTGACATTTTTGGCGGGCACTTATCCCTCACTGTACCTGTCGGCATTTAATCCTATCGTTACTTTAAAAGGAAAGCTTACCAATACATCCGGAGGCCGGAACCTGCGCCGCTCGCTGGTGATATTTCAGTTTGTGGTATCGGTGTTTTTCATGATCTGTACGGTTATTGCAGGCAGCCAGTTACAATTTATCCAACACCTTAATATCGGCATCAACCGTTCGCAGGTAATGGTGCTGGACATCGGCGGCAAATCATTAAACGAGGTTAAAACGTTTAATAATGAAGTACAGCAATTACCGGGCGTATTGAACGCCACGGCCTCGTACGATTCGCCGGTGGATGTGCATGGCGGCTACAGCATCAACAAAGCAGACGGCAAAAACAGCGACTACAACCTATCGGTAACCGCCCTCCCGGTTGAACGCAATTTCCTGAAAACCCTCGGCATTAAACTGCTTGAAGGTATCGATTTTACCAATGCCGATGAGCAAAACTCGGTAACAGCCGACCAAAACCAACGCAGCTATGGCTTTATCATTAACGAGAAAGCCGCTAATGCCTTAGGCTGGAAACCAAATGAAGCGATAGGTAAACACATCGGCCTTAATGGTAGGACAGGTGAAGTGAGGGGTGTTGTACAAAACTTCAACTTCGCTTCGGTACACCAGGAAATAACTCCGATAGTGATGTTTACTGAAGATTATTTTGGCAAGATATTGATCAAAACATCCGGCAATCATCTCCCGCAAACCATTACCGCCGTAAAAGCAAAATGGAGCGCCTTTAACCCGGCAACACCTTTTGAATATCACTTCCTCGACCAGGAATTTGACGATATGTACAAATCAGAACAGCGTACAGGCTCGATATTAACAGCCTTTACATTGGTTACCATATTCATCTCCTGCCTCGGTTTATTCGGCCTGGCAGTATTCTCTACCAAACAAAGGGTAAAAGAAGTAGGTGTGCGTAAAGTATTGGGTGCAAGTGTATTTAGCATTGTAAGGTTAGTTTCGGGCGATTTCCTGAAACTGGTGGTTATCTCGGTTATTATCGCATCGCCAATAGCATGGTATGCCATGCATCGTTGGTTACAGGATTTTGCCTACAAAATCAGCATCCAGCTTTGGGTATTTGTTGCCGCAGGGGCTGTGGCTGTGCTGGTGGCATTTATTACCGTTAGCGTGCAATCCTTAAAAGCAGCGCTGGCTAATCCGGTGAAAAGCCTGCGCTCTGGAGATTAG
- a CDS encoding porin family protein: MKKTILLSFAIMLLSVGISRAQVIPSFSFGLKGGLNYSTFPSNGIFNNDNKAGYQAGAWARIGGLGFIFQPELYVTGKNVTVKTDDGMGTAKANFTSVDVPLLLGGKVGALGIGGRFYGGPVLSFTVNKDQSLSGATAEAARLKYKDANYALQVGAGIDISSLSIDLRYEGGLNKIAYGNDNSHTRVSLFSLAVAYKLFSL, from the coding sequence ATGAAAAAAACAATTTTACTTTCTTTTGCAATTATGCTGTTATCTGTGGGCATCAGCCGGGCTCAGGTAATTCCAAGTTTCTCTTTCGGTTTGAAAGGCGGTTTAAACTATTCAACCTTCCCATCTAACGGTATTTTTAATAATGATAACAAAGCAGGCTACCAGGCGGGTGCATGGGCAAGGATTGGTGGGTTAGGCTTTATTTTTCAGCCGGAGTTATACGTTACAGGGAAAAATGTAACTGTTAAAACAGATGACGGAATGGGTACCGCAAAGGCAAATTTTACAAGCGTTGATGTACCTTTATTGTTGGGCGGTAAGGTAGGCGCTTTGGGGATTGGAGGCAGATTTTACGGAGGGCCAGTATTGTCATTCACTGTTAACAAAGATCAAAGCCTATCAGGTGCTACAGCCGAAGCAGCCCGTTTAAAATATAAAGATGCCAACTACGCTTTACAGGTAGGTGCGGGTATCGATATCAGCAGCCTTTCTATCGATTTGCGTTACGAAGGTGGTTTAAATAAAATTGCTTATGGCAATGATAACTCGCATACCCGTGTAAGCTTATTCAGCTTGGCGGTGGCTTATAAACTGTTCTCGTTGTAA
- a CDS encoding ABC transporter ATP-binding protein, whose translation MLSLQHISKYFQVGGNKNIILNDLSLEVDEGEFISIMGPSGSGKSTLLNIIGMLDEPSDGYHYFEGHAVHQLKEKQRSALYKQYIGFVFQAYHLIDELTVYENIETPLIYQDFKSAERKAMVADMLDRFSIVGKKDLFPAQLSGGQQQLVGIARALIAKPKLLLADEPTGNLNSKQGEEIMELFRKLNKEDGVTIIQVTHSEKNAEYGSRIIDLLDGRIDSSRKL comes from the coding sequence ATGTTATCACTGCAGCATATTTCAAAGTATTTCCAGGTAGGAGGCAACAAAAATATCATCCTGAACGATCTGAGCCTTGAGGTGGACGAAGGCGAATTTATTTCGATCATGGGACCTTCAGGATCAGGTAAATCAACCCTGTTGAATATTATCGGGATGCTCGACGAACCATCAGATGGTTACCATTACTTTGAGGGCCATGCGGTGCATCAGCTTAAAGAAAAACAGCGTTCGGCTTTATACAAACAATACATCGGTTTCGTTTTCCAGGCTTATCATTTAATTGATGAGCTTACCGTTTACGAAAACATCGAAACCCCGCTTATTTACCAGGATTTTAAAAGCGCCGAGCGTAAAGCCATGGTGGCCGATATGTTAGATCGTTTCAGCATCGTAGGTAAAAAAGATTTGTTCCCTGCACAATTATCGGGCGGCCAGCAACAACTGGTAGGCATAGCCCGTGCCCTGATTGCCAAACCAAAATTATTACTTGCCGATGAGCCCACAGGTAACCTCAACTCAAAACAAGGGGAGGAGATCATGGAGCTGTTCCGTAAGCTGAATAAGGAAGACGGCGTGACCATTATACAGGTTACCCACTCCGAAAAAAATGCCGAATACGGTTCGCGCATTATCGATTTGCTGGATGGCAGGATCGATTCATCAAGAAAACTCTGA
- a CDS encoding TolC family protein yields MRYYKFILFGLVALSSAKANAQSDSTYTLQKCIDIAIKNNLDVKQSELKAQSARIDFNQAKENMLPTLNGNVNHGINNGRNINPFTNAYVNQSLTYGNYSLESNLTLFGGLQNVNAIKQTSLAYQAGKMDLQQAKDLVTINVITAYLLVLDNTELLAAVKNQVDVSAKQVERLTILEKDGANKLPSDLYDLQGTLGDNKLNVVNANSALENAKLSLMQILNIPYSKNFVLQPINAQDVAKQSALSSDQIYETALQELALVKAATLRRQSAEKAVSVAKGALLPNISLYGGLYTNYSSAAQTSVFKDSSVVNTGGYINTPNGKQSVLTNQANYVNKDIGYYDQFKNNYSTQFGVSLRIPILNYFQNHNKVAKAKIDLLNYKYIEENTKIKLKQNVETAYLNMTSAYDKYAVLVDQVKSYAESFRTAEIRFNAGVLTSVDYVVAKNNLDRARINLINARYDCYIYNKILDYYQGKLAL; encoded by the coding sequence ATGCGATACTATAAATTTATACTTTTTGGTTTGGTTGCGTTATCGTCGGCAAAAGCCAACGCGCAATCAGATTCTACCTACACCCTGCAAAAATGCATCGACATCGCCATAAAAAACAACCTTGATGTTAAGCAAAGCGAGCTGAAAGCACAAAGCGCCCGGATTGATTTTAACCAGGCTAAAGAAAATATGCTGCCTACGCTAAACGGCAACGTAAACCATGGTATTAACAACGGTCGTAACATTAACCCGTTTACCAATGCTTATGTAAACCAATCATTAACTTATGGCAATTACAGCCTCGAATCAAACCTTACTTTGTTTGGTGGTTTGCAAAACGTAAATGCTATCAAACAAACCTCGTTAGCTTACCAGGCCGGTAAAATGGATCTGCAGCAGGCAAAAGACCTGGTTACTATTAATGTAATCACCGCTTATTTGTTGGTGCTTGATAATACCGAACTATTGGCGGCCGTTAAAAACCAGGTAGATGTATCGGCCAAACAGGTGGAGCGCCTAACCATCCTCGAAAAAGATGGTGCCAATAAATTACCGTCGGATCTGTACGATTTACAAGGTACTTTAGGTGATAACAAGCTGAACGTAGTGAACGCTAACAGCGCGCTGGAAAATGCCAAACTGAGCCTGATGCAGATCTTGAATATCCCGTACAGTAAAAATTTTGTATTGCAGCCTATTAATGCACAGGATGTAGCCAAACAAAGCGCCCTGTCGTCCGATCAGATCTATGAAACAGCCCTGCAGGAACTGGCCTTGGTTAAGGCGGCTACCCTTCGCCGGCAAAGTGCCGAAAAAGCGGTGAGCGTAGCTAAGGGAGCTTTATTGCCAAACATAAGCTTATACGGTGGTTTATATACCAACTACTCAAGCGCGGCGCAAACCTCGGTGTTTAAAGATTCATCAGTGGTTAACACCGGTGGTTATATCAATACGCCGAATGGTAAGCAATCCGTTTTAACCAATCAGGCTAATTACGTTAACAAAGACATTGGTTATTACGATCAGTTTAAAAACAACTACAGCACCCAGTTTGGTGTAAGCCTTAGGATCCCGATCTTAAATTACTTCCAAAATCATAACAAAGTAGCTAAAGCCAAAATCGACCTGCTGAACTACAAATACATCGAAGAAAATACCAAAATTAAGCTAAAACAAAACGTTGAAACAGCTTACCTGAACATGACCTCGGCCTACGATAAGTATGCTGTACTGGTAGACCAGGTTAAATCGTACGCCGAATCGTTCCGTACCGCCGAGATCCGTTTCAATGCAGGTGTATTAACATCGGTAGATTACGTTGTTGCCAAAAACAACCTCGACAGGGCGCGCATCAACCTGATCAATGCCAGGTACGATTGCTATATCTACAACAAAATATTAGATTACTACCAGGGCAAATTAGCATTGTAA